One region of Eupeodes corollae chromosome 1, idEupCoro1.1, whole genome shotgun sequence genomic DNA includes:
- the LOC129939683 gene encoding uncharacterized protein LOC129939683, which translates to MDLRNKFTLAFVVVTLFSLDPIDGDGLRLPDQQSTPNIHPLQQIHLQQQQQQQIPQPQQPQVINNGGVPNFGDERGNRQGKGLLDLFGLGTGANVDPYVAKTNQNCLTGDLSECFKTHALTSFDEIFARDAYSLSDFARVVRTPESQQRSLFDEPFEFSSESRETDSEWDQLVKYAMRRAERFIKTTALEVQVPEELTEGGRYQARFIGDIDSEIDVIEDKHAPLLNRKKLKKLFIPLLLVLKIFKLKLLLFLPFILGIAGLKKILGLAAVILPGLFAYFKFCRPQGLGAGGFGGIFNQKNNFPEYSQQGIGSASYHHHEHFDGGNPFYRQEPSFAKPYTEYYSKNTNTNNGISFGEPTHHQDLAYQGYSQHQYSRSNNKDIKSTN; encoded by the exons ATGGACCTAAGAAATAAGTTTACGTTGGCATTTGTTGTGGTGACATTATTTTCATTGGATCCTATTGATGGTGACGGATTGCGACTGCCGGATCAACAATCAACACCAAATATTCATCCTTTACAACAGATTCAtctgcagcaacaacaacaacaacaaatacctCAGCCACAACAACCTCAAGTTATTAACAATGGAGGAGTACCAAATTTTGGCGATGAACGTGGTAATCGTCAAGGCAAAGGACTTCTGGACTTATTTGGACTTGGAACTGGAGCAAATGTTGATCCTTATGtagcaaaaacaaatcaaaattgtttaactGGTGATTTATCCGAGTGTTTCAAGACACACGCATTAACTAGTTTTGATGAAATATTCGCTCGAGATGCATATTC acTTTCGGACTTTGCTCGTGTTGTAAGAACACCAGAATCTCAACAAAGATCACTTTTTGATGAACCATTTGAATTTTCATCGGAATCTAGAGAAACTGATAGTGAATGGGATCAATTGGTCAAATATGCAATGAGGAGAGCTGAAAg ATTCATCAAAACGACGGCCTTAGAAGTTCAAGTTCCCGAAGAGCTAACCGAGGGTGGAAGATATCAGGCGCGTTTCATTGGAGACATTGACAGTGAAATTGATGTCATTGAAGACAAGCATGCCCCATTACTAA ATCGCAAAAAGTTGAAGAAACTCTTCATTCCCCTGCTTTtggttttgaagattttcaagTTGAAACTCCTGCTCTTCCTGCCTTTCATCTTGGGCATTGCTGGACTTAAGAAAATACTTGGACTCGCTGCTGTTATTTTACCCGGACTTTTTGcatactttaaattttgtcgCCCCCAAGGATTAGGTGCCGGTGGATTTGGTGGAATATTCAATCAGAAAAACAATTTCCCAGAATACAGCCAACAAGGAATCGGATCGGCAAGCTACCATCACCATGAACACTTTGATGGCGGTAATCCATTCTATCGTCAGGAGCCGTCATTTGCAAAACCCTACACAGAATATTACAGTAAAAATACCAACACTAATAATGGCATAAGCTTTGGTGAAC